One genomic region from Alphaproteobacteria bacterium encodes:
- the fliM gene encoding flagellar motor switch protein FliM has product MSIEEKPENQESIDSAETALEPTQSSKDDALAGEWEDSDALENTSVESLSPKDPIAARVLNQEEIDSLLGFDEIDSAEQQNGLYAIINSSLVSYERLPMLEVVFDRLIRVLSTSLRNFTSDNVEVSLDGLQSFRFGDYLNSIPLPAMLGVFKAEEWENYGLVIVDSPLIYSIVDVLLGGRRGTAMMRVEGRPYTTIERNLVERMLFLVLNDMSAAFDPLSPVTFRFERLETNPRFTAIARPANAAVVVKLRIDMEDRGGRLEIVLPYATLEPVRELLLQMFMGEKFGRDSIWENHLINELLFTKINMLAVIDEFMLPLSEVMKWKVGTQISLNCTPSSPVELRCASVPLFVGQMGKKNNKISIKIDRKYREEADELES; this is encoded by the coding sequence ATGTCAATCGAAGAAAAACCTGAAAATCAAGAATCAATAGATTCAGCTGAAACTGCCCTCGAACCAACGCAAAGTTCAAAAGATGATGCATTAGCTGGTGAATGGGAAGATTCTGATGCGCTTGAAAACACATCTGTTGAAAGTTTAAGTCCTAAAGACCCAATTGCTGCACGTGTCTTAAATCAGGAAGAAATTGATTCGCTTCTTGGCTTTGATGAAATTGATAGTGCTGAGCAACAAAATGGCCTCTATGCTATCATCAATTCTTCCCTTGTTTCGTACGAACGGCTTCCAATGTTGGAAGTTGTATTTGATAGACTTATTCGCGTGTTATCAACAAGTTTACGTAACTTTACTTCTGATAATGTCGAGGTTTCGCTTGATGGATTGCAATCCTTTCGATTTGGTGATTATTTAAATTCCATACCATTGCCTGCGATGTTGGGTGTTTTTAAAGCAGAAGAATGGGAAAATTACGGGCTTGTGATTGTTGATAGTCCGCTTATTTACTCGATTGTTGATGTTCTTTTAGGAGGGCGTCGAGGCACGGCCATGATGCGTGTTGAAGGGCGTCCTTATACAACAATTGAACGTAATCTTGTTGAGCGAATGCTTTTTTTAGTATTAAACGACATGAGTGCTGCTTTTGACCCCTTAAGCCCTGTTACCTTTCGATTTGAACGTCTTGAAACTAATCCTCGTTTTACAGCTATTGCGCGTCCTGCAAACGCAGCCGTTGTTGTTAAGCTTCGTATTGATATGGAAGATCGAGGCGGACGACTCGAAATTGTGCTCCCCTATGCAACGTTGGAACCCGTCCGTGAACTTCTTCTTCAAATGTTTATGGGTGAAAAATTTGGTCGTGATTCAATTTGGGAAAACCATTTAATAAATGAACTTTTATTTACAAAAATTAATATGCTTGCCGTTATTGATGAATTTATGTTGCCTCTTTCAGAAGTAATGAAATGGAAAGTAGGGACACAAATTAGTTTAAATTGTACGCCTAGTTCACCTGTTGAATTAAGATGTGCAAGTGTGCCTCTTTTTGTGGGTCAAATGGGTAAGAAAAACAATAAAATTTCTATTAAAATAGATCGAAAATATCGGGAGGAAGCAGATGAACTGGAGTCTTGA
- a CDS encoding DUF6468 domain-containing protein codes for MNWSLDLTLNLLVLVFLIVAIFYAGILNYRLKKLRSNKDEVDMAIIRFDQAVSKADESISYLKDISGKSYNALLESIQKSQALRDELFFLLERGDELANKMEIQIRQTRKETTPQSQQQPIENSKFLEDSPEEDRIMRILKTSQEKEEAQIHIVQGAKKGTFKPNSKAEESLLDMLKAAR; via the coding sequence ATGAACTGGAGTCTTGACCTCACATTAAATCTTTTGGTTTTGGTTTTTTTAATTGTTGCAATCTTTTATGCAGGCATATTAAATTATCGTTTAAAAAAACTACGTAGCAATAAAGACGAAGTTGACATGGCGATTATTCGTTTTGATCAGGCGGTTTCAAAGGCAGATGAAAGTATTTCGTATCTGAAAGATATATCGGGCAAATCATATAATGCGCTTCTTGAATCTATTCAGAAATCTCAAGCTTTACGGGACGAACTTTTTTTTCTTCTTGAGCGTGGCGATGAACTTGCTAATAAAATGGAAATTCAAATCCGTCAAACACGCAAAGAGACGACACCACAATCACAACAACAGCCTATTGAAAATAGCAAATTTTTAGAAGACTCGCCTGAAGAAGACCGAATCATGCGTATTCTTAAAACTTCTCAGGAAAAAGAGGAGGCTCAAATACACATTGTGCAAGGCGCAAAAAAAGGGACGTTTAAACCGAATTCAAAAGCAGAAGAATCTCTTTTGGATATGCTTAAGGCGGCAAGATGA